A single genomic interval of uncultured Sphaerochaeta sp. harbors:
- the brxC gene encoding BREX system P-loop protein BrxC encodes MNIQEIFLKPVDRHIDGVIKADDNRSLLTEIEEYVITDEVRKALDKFLNQYLDSKVVNGVWISGFFGSGKSHLLKMLALLLENRVVEGHHALDLFLPKTNTDAIFKSNLDKACKIPSKSILFNIAQKANIVNKDHSDALLSTFIKVFDEMCGYFGKQGYIAQFERDLDNNGSYEAFKEAYKTIAKKDWLTGRERPLFESGNISKAYAQTTGASEQEASKILEKYRTHHQMSIEDFADLVNQYIEKQDKNFRLNFFVDEVGQYIANNVRLMTDLQTIAESLATRCKGRAWIIVTAQQDMDSILGEMTKQAGNDFSKIQGRFKCKVNLSSANVDEVIRLRLLAKNNKGKDMLDSLYGVQQNNLKTLFDLPDGAKKYRNFKDREHFVSSYPFIPYQFTLFQSAIQNLSKHDAFTGQYQSVGERSMLEVFQDVVKRIATQDVGKLATFNLMFEGVREVIKSQVLWGVTQSEQQMDDEFTKKVLKVLFLVKYVKEFQSTPRNLTVLLIERFDQDLIALRKQVDQALSTLEQQTYIKRNEDIYEYLTDKERDIEEDIKQTDVDPQAINEQISNVFFTSALGMSKIKYERNGQDFPFTKRLDNQSFGKEYELGIHIITESQAKESLRAMSLQRDDLVVLIPDDDRFYKDNRLYLQTETYVRQNSANGRTPEEIAIVTDKSHQNQARFEQIKRQAAELLGNAQMFVAGDDVPTQVSDRKVRISNGFQKLIEKVYPNLEMLGEARYDEKDIPKHLKAGKDALGDLLIQMSAPESEILSFIARNKVDGIRTTFSSLLNTFEKKPNGWSYASILCMVARLYGLAKIEVSLDNKLLDESSFERSIRNGTYHSRIIVQPVLEISATKIKRMKTVYADAFHKPVSTNEAKSLATEFSKAVEQKHFELQRYMERIDRFPFLEQLKPAVDLLRRLQNKTYDWYYSNLDQFEVELPDTIDHVVDPILSFMNGSQKAIYEDARKFLIDQQYNLPYVGGEEIERLKDILGDKNCFRGNHMITAKELVGILSDKVERKLTELRQEKEQQLETYRKKLENIEGYAQLSQDRIDFVERELTSIQKQIQSITQISMINDRFSRFESYDFLELASKIKDWGEVDETPPKYKESKDAQTESETPPVHTPPVFNRKSITISTLKPRYSKTFLESQTDVEEYVQAFKAALLAELEKGNSLLVN; translated from the coding sequence ATGAACATACAAGAAATCTTTTTGAAACCTGTAGACAGACATATAGACGGGGTGATCAAGGCTGATGATAATCGCAGCCTCCTTACGGAGATAGAGGAATACGTCATTACTGATGAAGTGCGAAAAGCATTGGACAAGTTTCTTAATCAGTATCTTGATAGCAAGGTAGTCAATGGTGTTTGGATTTCAGGATTCTTTGGTTCAGGTAAATCCCATCTTTTGAAAATGCTAGCTCTGCTTTTAGAGAATCGAGTGGTAGAAGGCCACCATGCGCTTGATTTGTTTCTCCCAAAAACTAACACTGATGCAATTTTCAAGAGTAATCTGGACAAAGCATGCAAAATTCCTTCCAAAAGCATCTTGTTCAACATTGCCCAGAAAGCGAATATCGTGAACAAGGACCATTCTGATGCACTGCTCAGTACGTTCATCAAGGTATTTGATGAGATGTGCGGTTACTTCGGTAAACAAGGGTACATCGCCCAGTTCGAGCGAGATCTGGACAACAATGGTTCCTACGAGGCCTTCAAGGAGGCATATAAGACCATCGCCAAGAAAGACTGGCTTACAGGTAGGGAACGACCTCTCTTTGAATCTGGGAACATTTCAAAGGCCTATGCACAAACAACAGGTGCCAGTGAGCAGGAAGCAAGTAAGATTCTGGAAAAGTATCGCACGCATCACCAGATGTCCATCGAGGATTTTGCTGATCTGGTTAACCAGTATATCGAGAAACAAGACAAGAACTTTCGCCTGAATTTCTTTGTGGATGAAGTTGGGCAGTACATTGCCAATAATGTGCGGTTGATGACAGATTTGCAGACCATTGCTGAAAGTCTTGCTACCCGTTGTAAGGGCAGAGCTTGGATTATTGTTACCGCTCAGCAGGATATGGATTCCATCCTTGGTGAGATGACAAAACAAGCAGGGAATGACTTTTCCAAGATACAGGGAAGGTTCAAATGCAAGGTGAATCTCTCCAGCGCAAACGTTGATGAAGTGATCAGGCTACGATTGCTGGCAAAGAACAACAAGGGGAAAGATATGCTCGATTCCCTGTACGGGGTGCAGCAGAACAATCTCAAGACGCTCTTTGATCTTCCCGATGGTGCCAAGAAATACAGAAACTTCAAGGATCGAGAGCATTTTGTCAGTTCCTATCCATTCATTCCCTATCAGTTTACCTTGTTCCAGTCAGCGATCCAGAATCTTTCCAAGCATGATGCGTTTACCGGTCAGTATCAATCGGTAGGGGAGCGATCCATGTTGGAGGTATTCCAAGATGTCGTAAAGCGGATCGCCACGCAAGATGTTGGCAAGCTGGCTACCTTCAACTTGATGTTCGAAGGTGTGCGCGAAGTCATAAAGTCCCAAGTTCTCTGGGGAGTAACCCAGTCAGAACAACAGATGGATGACGAGTTCACCAAGAAGGTTCTCAAGGTGCTCTTCCTGGTGAAGTATGTAAAGGAGTTCCAGTCAACTCCCAGAAATCTGACGGTTCTCCTGATAGAGCGTTTTGACCAGGATCTTATTGCCCTAAGAAAACAGGTTGACCAGGCATTAAGCACGCTTGAACAACAGACATACATCAAACGCAATGAGGATATCTATGAGTATCTCACGGATAAAGAGCGGGATATTGAAGAAGATATCAAACAGACTGATGTTGACCCTCAAGCAATCAACGAGCAGATATCCAATGTCTTCTTTACTTCTGCTCTGGGAATGAGCAAGATTAAGTATGAGAGAAACGGACAGGATTTTCCCTTTACCAAGCGATTGGACAACCAATCCTTTGGCAAGGAGTATGAGCTTGGTATCCATATCATTACAGAAAGCCAAGCCAAGGAATCCTTGAGGGCAATGAGCTTGCAGAGAGATGATCTTGTCGTCTTGATCCCTGACGATGACCGATTTTACAAGGACAATAGACTATATCTTCAGACTGAAACATACGTGAGACAGAATAGTGCCAATGGAAGGACACCAGAGGAAATTGCCATAGTCACCGACAAAAGCCATCAGAACCAGGCGCGGTTTGAACAGATAAAGAGACAGGCTGCAGAATTGTTGGGGAACGCCCAGATGTTTGTTGCTGGCGATGATGTTCCGACCCAGGTATCGGACAGGAAAGTAAGGATCTCAAATGGATTCCAAAAACTTATAGAGAAAGTATATCCAAACTTGGAAATGCTGGGTGAGGCTCGCTACGATGAGAAGGATATCCCCAAGCATCTGAAGGCAGGGAAGGATGCTCTTGGTGACCTGCTCATCCAGATGTCTGCACCAGAGAGTGAGATTCTCTCTTTCATTGCAAGAAACAAGGTTGATGGAATACGTACTACGTTTAGTTCACTACTGAATACGTTTGAGAAGAAGCCCAATGGTTGGTCCTATGCATCAATTCTCTGCATGGTTGCACGTTTGTATGGTTTGGCTAAAATTGAGGTCTCGCTTGACAACAAGTTGTTGGATGAATCCTCCTTTGAGAGATCTATCAGGAATGGGACGTACCATAGTCGGATTATCGTTCAACCCGTTCTGGAGATTAGTGCTACAAAGATCAAGCGAATGAAAACAGTATATGCTGATGCATTCCATAAGCCGGTGAGCACAAATGAGGCAAAATCTCTTGCAACTGAGTTCAGCAAGGCTGTAGAACAGAAACATTTTGAACTGCAGAGATACATGGAACGTATCGACAGGTTTCCGTTCCTCGAACAGCTTAAGCCTGCAGTTGATCTATTGAGAAGGCTGCAGAACAAAACCTATGATTGGTATTATTCCAACCTTGATCAATTCGAGGTAGAACTGCCTGATACAATTGACCATGTTGTAGATCCAATACTTTCCTTCATGAATGGATCACAGAAAGCCATCTATGAAGATGCAAGAAAATTTCTCATCGATCAGCAGTATAACTTGCCCTATGTTGGAGGCGAGGAGATAGAGAGGCTCAAGGATATTCTTGGTGATAAGAACTGTTTCCGTGGTAACCATATGATCACCGCCAAGGAGCTAGTTGGTATTCTCTCGGACAAGGTTGAGAGAAAACTGACTGAGTTAAGGCAGGAAAAAGAACAACAGCTTGAAACTTATAGAAAGAAGCTGGAAAACATTGAGGGATATGCACAACTTTCTCAGGATAGAATTGATTTTGTTGAAAGAGAGCTAACATCTATTCAGAAGCAAATCCAGTCAATCACGCAGATCTCAATGATCAATGATAGGTTCAGCAGGTTTGAGTCCTATGATTTTCTTGAGTTAGCTTCCAAGATTAAAGACTGGGGAGAAGTTGATGAGACACCTCCGAAATATAAAGAGTCAAAGGACGCGCAAACTGAATCTGAAACTCCTCCGGTACATACACCGCCAGTATTTAATAGGAAGTCGATTACCATCTCGACCTTGAAACCGCGATACAGCAAAACATTCCTTGAGAGTCAGACGGATGTAGAAGAGTATGTGCAGGCATTCAAAGCTGCGTTGCTAGCTGAACTCGAGAAAGGCAACAGCCTTCTTGTAAATTAG
- a CDS encoding AAA family ATPase, with translation MIKTLRLRNYKCFLDSTISFRKQTILVGKNNAGKSTLIEALRLISAAGKRSLNSHFSKPLGMYDLPIDYEGIKIDTDKLKIDLRNAIYFYDETIATIEGWFSDNSKIIVYISTDIAFATFFDKVGDHIWKKANIQKCDFSKISIMPQIGPIRENEKILLKQTIVNDMETYLSSRHFRNEINYLKKDKYNDLKMLAEDTWAGLRILGLEMNGEFLSLLIQDDNFPCEIGLMGSGIQIWLQIIWFLCKSKNANTMIFDEPDIYMHPDLQIKLYEILQKSKAQIIIATHSVEIISQTEPRYIASIDKDTRKIVYANDGDAVQKIVEEIGGISNLSLIRIGQFKKCLFVEGKDLKILAPIAKKLYPKAEQAIDLLPQVKLEGKSQLAEAYGVAKLFYSETRGKMNCFCILDRDYDTEEKCEKTLLTAKDNYLQLIIWKRKEIENYLLIPQAIFRAIKSESKNFVDFEIQFLEIIESYKNYMLDQYSEYVYEEDRSLAHSTCNKMARERLKREWTTIDNKIQIIPGKDALKKIREMIKKRYNSPCSNLDIIRQITSDEISDDIKTALAKIYGA, from the coding sequence ATGATCAAAACGTTAAGACTGCGAAATTATAAATGCTTCTTAGATAGCACTATTTCCTTTAGAAAACAAACAATTCTTGTAGGTAAAAACAATGCTGGTAAATCTACGTTGATAGAAGCCTTACGATTAATATCGGCAGCCGGGAAAAGAAGTCTGAACTCGCATTTTTCAAAGCCCTTGGGAATGTACGATCTACCTATAGATTATGAAGGTATAAAAATTGATACTGATAAATTGAAAATAGATTTGCGAAATGCAATTTATTTTTATGATGAAACTATAGCAACCATTGAAGGCTGGTTTAGTGATAATTCGAAAATTATTGTGTATATATCAACCGATATTGCCTTTGCAACCTTTTTTGATAAGGTTGGCGATCATATTTGGAAGAAAGCGAACATTCAAAAATGCGATTTTAGCAAGATATCAATTATGCCTCAAATAGGTCCCATTAGGGAAAATGAAAAAATATTGTTAAAACAAACAATTGTGAACGATATGGAGACATACTTATCATCAAGACATTTTAGAAATGAAATTAACTATCTCAAAAAAGATAAATACAATGACTTAAAAATGCTTGCTGAAGACACATGGGCGGGATTACGAATTTTAGGACTTGAAATGAATGGGGAGTTTCTTTCTTTATTGATTCAAGATGATAACTTCCCATGTGAAATAGGCCTTATGGGAAGTGGTATACAAATCTGGCTTCAGATTATCTGGTTTCTTTGTAAATCAAAAAATGCCAATACGATGATATTTGATGAACCTGATATTTATATGCATCCGGATCTTCAAATTAAACTATACGAAATCTTGCAAAAATCTAAAGCCCAGATAATCATTGCCACACATTCAGTTGAGATTATTTCACAAACGGAGCCCCGATATATTGCTTCCATAGACAAAGACACAAGAAAGATTGTATATGCAAATGATGGTGATGCCGTACAAAAAATTGTTGAAGAGATTGGAGGTATCTCTAATCTTTCACTTATCAGAATCGGACAATTTAAAAAATGCTTATTTGTGGAAGGGAAAGATTTAAAGATACTTGCTCCAATTGCAAAGAAGTTGTATCCAAAAGCAGAACAAGCAATAGATTTATTACCACAGGTGAAGTTAGAAGGGAAAAGCCAATTAGCAGAGGCGTATGGAGTTGCAAAACTGTTTTATTCTGAGACTAGAGGAAAAATGAATTGTTTCTGTATACTTGATCGTGATTATGACACTGAAGAAAAATGTGAAAAAACATTATTGACAGCAAAAGATAATTATCTTCAATTAATCATCTGGAAGCGTAAAGAAATTGAAAATTATCTCTTAATTCCTCAAGCCATATTCAGAGCTATCAAGTCAGAAAGTAAAAACTTTGTAGACTTCGAGATTCAATTTTTAGAAATCATCGAATCTTATAAAAATTATATGCTTGATCAATATAGTGAATACGTGTACGAAGAAGACCGGTCATTGGCACACTCTACATGCAATAAAATGGCAAGAGAAAGACTAAAAAGGGAATGGACCACAATAGATAATAAAATTCAAATAATTCCTGGTAAGGATGCTCTTAAAAAGATTAGGGAAATGATTAAAAAGCGTTATAACTCACCATGCTCCAATTTAGATATTATTAGGCAAATCACTTCAGATGAAATTTCGGATGATATCAAGACTGCTTTAGCTAAAATCTATGGTGCGTAG
- a CDS encoding DUF1819 family protein gives MPQDSPYIMSFSIGGLCLLESKVIAKAYTSSNDWNETKDLVIRENLLQARVISSAQRMLGEVIPRLRLLSEKELSLFRTSADQDQRHLLWLAICRRHAFIADFYVQVVHERYLSLKEKVGTDEFNLFWEQKAVDHPEVNRISDLTKIKLRSVLFKMMREAGLITKDNYINTVMLSPLVQNMILMNNPNEMRWFTTIDNKGRRV, from the coding sequence ATGCCTCAAGATAGTCCATACATCATGTCATTCTCCATAGGTGGATTGTGCTTGCTTGAATCCAAGGTCATTGCAAAGGCCTATACTTCCAGTAATGACTGGAATGAGACCAAAGATTTGGTTATACGTGAGAATTTGTTGCAGGCACGTGTTATCAGCTCCGCACAGAGAATGCTTGGAGAAGTCATCCCTCGCTTACGTTTGCTCTCTGAAAAGGAACTGTCACTGTTCAGGACTTCTGCAGATCAAGACCAGCGTCATCTCCTTTGGCTGGCAATCTGCAGAAGACATGCGTTCATCGCTGATTTTTATGTACAAGTTGTACATGAACGGTACCTGAGCCTGAAGGAGAAAGTAGGGACAGATGAATTCAATCTTTTTTGGGAACAGAAAGCTGTCGACCACCCCGAAGTGAATCGGATCAGTGACCTTACCAAGATTAAGCTACGCTCAGTACTCTTCAAGATGATGCGTGAGGCTGGACTGATAACCAAGGACAACTACATCAATACTGTTATGCTTAGTCCTTTGGTCCAAAATATGATACTGATGAACAATCCCAACGAAATGCGTTGGTTCACTACCATAGACAACAAGGGGAGACGAGTATGA
- a CDS encoding DUF1788 domain-containing protein, protein MIPDLENKPLPVRFEHLVKTMSGNRFLAMEGVGNEVPFFICPFHPEETEAMYQAIDNLTIQLKHRGVQVVRINIYDLCIDLLKREEGLWEQVIENEAEYPKDLLLEQFQLLFDAESHLAPAINEKLHDRSYDVLFLEGVGEVYPYVRTHALLENLARHLYTKPLVMFFPGHYKQTLHGGAALRLFEMLPDDKYYRAMNIYRYEP, encoded by the coding sequence ATGATTCCCGATCTTGAGAACAAACCATTGCCTGTACGCTTTGAACATCTGGTGAAAACCATGTCTGGTAATCGATTTCTGGCAATGGAAGGGGTGGGAAACGAAGTACCGTTTTTTATCTGTCCCTTCCACCCAGAGGAAACAGAGGCAATGTATCAGGCAATCGACAATCTTACGATTCAACTGAAGCACCGTGGGGTTCAGGTTGTTCGCATCAATATCTATGATCTTTGTATTGATCTGCTGAAGCGGGAAGAAGGTTTGTGGGAACAAGTGATAGAGAATGAAGCGGAGTATCCAAAGGATCTTCTCCTGGAACAATTCCAACTGCTCTTTGATGCAGAATCCCATCTAGCCCCGGCAATCAATGAAAAGCTACATGACCGATCGTATGATGTGTTGTTTCTGGAAGGTGTTGGGGAAGTATATCCATATGTGAGAACCCATGCACTTCTGGAAAACCTGGCAAGACACCTTTATACCAAACCACTGGTAATGTTCTTCCCAGGGCACTACAAACAGACGCTCCATGGTGGGGCAGCATTAAGGCTTTTTGAAATGCTACCGGATGATAAATATTATCGAGCAATGAACATATACCGATATGAACCGTAA